From the genome of Thermogutta terrifontis, one region includes:
- the mfd gene encoding transcription-repair coupling factor — protein MEIVQPGTEAIATNLGFLVDLVRARDDFARLLASLRFGQSVVADEAAGSGSALLVASLVAACPGVVLVVAPDEQLADAILEDLKLFGIDEVVLFPALTSPTEAPRPDDETLGQRLRILLRLVRAEFPRVIVASGESLLQAVPPVHVLKERLWTLKAGENLDVAAFLRAIGEHGYRSVPTVAMPGEFSLRGGILDVFAPEWTAPLRIELFDERIESLRHFDVSSQRSVERVEEITLSLCALTEQPAGSLLDYLPPETWTVWIDPQGIESSSRSYLARLEKTAFHHTWETVVRDSQKFARLEIWDIAPEAESDVFHGQMESVERFSGDVERVRDELDAVAGDSRVYLVCTASAEIERLRELFASTQIASSGNLHFVVGRLSRGFRLRPEKIVLISVNQLFQRTELRIPARRPESRPIEDFLDLKEGDLVVHVAHGIARYRGLKLLQKGDQLEEHLLLEFAEGTKLYVPTSKIGLVQKYIGGARARPKLSKLGGRTWTRQKQAVAAAVFDLAAEMLEMQAIRQTRPGIAFPPDTIWQQEFDASFPFEETPDQLEAMAAIKRDMMSPRPMDRLLCGDVGFGKTELAMRAAFKAVDAGYQVAMLVPTTILAEQHVRTFRERMAEFPIRIECLSRFCTPREETEILQGLAEGAIDIVIGTHRLVQPDVRFHNLGLVIIDEEQRFGVEIKERLKSFRQTVDVLTMTATPIPRTLHMALVGLRDISTLRTPPQDRFAVETHVCRFDPHLIRQAVLRELNRHGQIYFVHNRVKDIDAVYRILCQIVPEARIRVAHAQMPDHQLEEIMLAFVRHEFDLLLTTTIIESGLDIPSANTIFIDMAERFGLADLHQLRGRVGRYKHRAYCYLLIHPHQRLNPNARRRLQAIEEYSELGAGFALAMRDLEIRGAGNILGTEQSGHIAAVGYELYCELLEQAVRRLKKLPPATSIDVDVDLPCQAYLPDSYIPDIRTKIDLYRKLARLTEVAQLTDFAQELRDRFGPLPPPVERLLELHELRIHAHWWRIRNIHQEATFVVFQYVSRRKMENLQKLAKGRLRIVDHESAYLVADDWVGDIDQLLSALKSLLQQRPEDPYNPRA, from the coding sequence ATGGAAATTGTTCAGCCGGGCACGGAGGCGATCGCGACGAATTTGGGCTTTCTCGTCGACCTCGTCCGTGCCCGCGATGACTTCGCTCGGTTGCTCGCGTCGCTCCGCTTCGGTCAAAGTGTGGTAGCTGACGAAGCGGCCGGGTCAGGGTCTGCGCTGTTGGTGGCCAGCCTTGTCGCGGCATGCCCGGGCGTTGTGCTCGTGGTCGCGCCTGACGAGCAGCTCGCCGATGCGATTCTGGAGGACCTCAAGCTTTTCGGAATTGATGAGGTTGTTCTTTTCCCCGCGCTGACGTCGCCCACCGAAGCTCCCCGTCCGGACGACGAGACGTTGGGCCAGCGGTTAAGGATTCTGTTACGTCTGGTTCGCGCTGAGTTCCCACGGGTGATTGTCGCCTCCGGGGAGTCCCTTCTCCAGGCCGTTCCCCCCGTCCATGTGCTCAAAGAAAGACTGTGGACGTTGAAAGCCGGTGAGAACCTGGACGTTGCGGCATTTTTAAGGGCCATCGGGGAACATGGCTACCGGAGCGTCCCGACGGTCGCAATGCCGGGCGAGTTCTCATTGCGGGGCGGAATTCTCGATGTATTTGCTCCCGAGTGGACGGCTCCTCTCCGCATCGAACTTTTCGACGAGCGTATCGAATCGCTCCGGCATTTCGATGTTTCGTCCCAGCGAAGTGTGGAGCGGGTGGAGGAAATCACGCTTAGCCTTTGTGCCCTCACCGAACAGCCGGCAGGATCGTTGCTCGATTATCTGCCGCCCGAAACCTGGACGGTCTGGATTGATCCCCAGGGCATTGAGTCCTCTTCACGGAGTTACCTCGCGCGGTTGGAGAAGACCGCATTTCATCACACCTGGGAAACGGTGGTTCGCGATTCCCAGAAGTTCGCGCGTCTGGAAATATGGGATATCGCGCCGGAAGCCGAAAGCGATGTTTTCCACGGGCAGATGGAATCAGTGGAGCGGTTTTCCGGGGATGTCGAGCGGGTGCGGGACGAGCTGGACGCGGTGGCCGGTGACTCCCGCGTGTACCTGGTATGCACCGCGTCTGCCGAGATTGAGCGACTCCGCGAGCTTTTTGCCAGCACGCAAATTGCCAGCTCCGGAAATCTCCATTTTGTGGTTGGACGCCTCTCGCGGGGATTTCGACTTCGGCCTGAGAAGATCGTTCTCATCAGCGTCAATCAGCTTTTCCAGCGAACCGAACTCCGCATCCCCGCACGACGGCCAGAGTCTCGCCCCATCGAAGATTTTTTGGATCTGAAAGAGGGAGACCTGGTGGTTCACGTGGCACACGGCATTGCCCGGTATCGTGGATTGAAGCTCCTTCAGAAGGGTGATCAGCTCGAGGAGCATCTGCTGCTCGAATTTGCCGAGGGCACCAAGCTCTACGTGCCGACCTCCAAGATTGGTCTGGTTCAGAAATACATCGGCGGTGCCCGGGCCCGGCCGAAATTGTCCAAGCTTGGCGGACGAACCTGGACCAGGCAAAAGCAGGCGGTGGCGGCGGCAGTTTTTGATCTGGCGGCGGAAATGCTCGAGATGCAAGCCATCCGGCAGACCCGTCCCGGCATCGCCTTTCCTCCCGATACCATTTGGCAGCAGGAGTTCGATGCCTCCTTCCCATTTGAAGAAACGCCGGACCAGTTGGAGGCCATGGCCGCCATCAAACGCGACATGATGAGTCCGCGGCCCATGGACCGACTCCTCTGTGGGGACGTTGGCTTTGGCAAAACGGAACTGGCGATGCGGGCGGCTTTTAAGGCAGTGGATGCTGGCTACCAGGTTGCGATGCTGGTTCCGACGACGATCCTGGCCGAACAGCACGTGAGGACTTTCCGAGAAAGGATGGCGGAGTTCCCCATCCGGATCGAGTGCCTATCCCGTTTTTGTACGCCCCGGGAAGAAACTGAGATCCTTCAAGGGCTTGCCGAAGGGGCGATCGATATTGTCATCGGAACGCACCGACTGGTCCAACCGGATGTTCGCTTTCACAACCTGGGATTGGTGATCATCGACGAAGAACAGCGATTCGGCGTGGAAATCAAAGAGCGTCTGAAATCGTTCCGGCAAACCGTGGACGTGCTCACCATGACGGCCACGCCCATTCCCCGCACGCTTCACATGGCGCTGGTCGGACTGCGTGATATCAGTACGCTCAGGACACCTCCTCAGGATCGCTTTGCTGTTGAGACACACGTGTGCCGATTTGATCCCCATTTGATTCGACAGGCTGTGTTGCGGGAGTTGAACCGCCACGGCCAGATCTACTTTGTTCACAATCGAGTCAAGGATATCGACGCGGTTTACCGCATTCTCTGCCAAATCGTTCCTGAGGCACGTATCCGGGTAGCCCACGCGCAAATGCCCGATCATCAGCTCGAAGAGATCATGCTAGCGTTTGTGCGTCATGAATTTGATCTTCTTCTGACCACAACGATTATTGAGAGTGGGTTGGACATCCCATCGGCAAATACGATTTTCATTGACATGGCGGAACGCTTCGGTCTGGCCGATTTGCACCAGCTTCGGGGTCGGGTCGGCCGTTACAAGCACCGGGCCTACTGCTATTTGCTGATCCATCCTCATCAGCGGCTCAATCCCAATGCCCGGCGGCGGTTGCAGGCGATTGAGGAATACAGCGAGCTCGGTGCGGGGTTTGCGCTGGCCATGCGAGACCTGGAAATCCGTGGGGCGGGCAATATTCTGGGGACCGAACAGAGTGGCCACATCGCGGCGGTGGGATATGAGCTGTACTGCGAACTTCTCGAGCAGGCCGTCCGCCGTCTCAAGAAGTTACCGCCAGCAACTTCCATTGACGTGGACGTGGACCTGCCGTGCCAGGCTTATCTCCCCGATTCATACATTCCGGATATTCGCACGAAGATTGATCTTTATCGGAAGCTGGCTCGTCTTACCGAAGTTGCTCAGCTAACCGATTTCGCCCAGGAATTGCGAGATCGCTTTGGTCCCCTACCCCCACCCGTGGAACGGCTGTTAGAGCTGCACGAATTGCGGATCCATGCTCACTGGTGGCGGATTCGTAACATCCATCAGGAAGCGACCTTTGTCGTCTTCCAGTATGTCTCCCGCAGAAAAATGGAAAATTTACAGAAACTGGCGAAAGGACGTCTCCGAATCGTGGACCACGAGTCTGCTTATCTGGTTGCCGACGATTGGGTGGGCGATATCGACCAGCTTCTCTCCGCGCTCAAATCGCTGTTGCAGCAGCGTCCCGAGGATCCTTATAATCCGCGGGCTTGA
- a CDS encoding peptidylprolyl isomerase, with the protein MTGKHLGTIILGLCLTLGLILCCAPEEGSHFLRFLWQLGGELGHTLVNRVKASESQVSSPDSPGEGIFSEGKGFGGVPIGPHLKRPAWPPRFEDAPDSDSTQSEEKPAQENNLQFPVLPKTLVPSQRTDVAGSSVSLPEQLGNDPQVYPATSRPVASWEASQIRPVFDPMEAQVVRLPGVAGLGGSRVSNATAADNDFRQLAPGSTNVTDAGEWSLPSGRPVMPQAAPPQFSADSAARPANFVAPAEVTVSDQDSLGDDRSSLSEWARTAASLQTDRVGDFRQEINEQTRVLARVGSEVILAGEILGAVNEILLPYQDKVPVVVYEQYKQQLMRQLLNKRIEMKLVYEDIKRKIPRENLQRIEQEIAKFFEEKEIPARLRKMGLQSAKEWDERLRRVGSSLEHEKRAFIEGTLARDWIKQQMASAGSTAKTVSPEVLWEYYRTHLHEFEQPAEVRWQQLMVKKRPDRSDAEAYAKLAELGNRVLRGEPFEEVARSGSEGPTASEGGMREPVQPGSLRSRILEEALFSLPVGQLSPILEDDQGFHIVRVLERREASRIPFTEAQVKIRERLAEEEKQKQLNEYLAKLREEIPVWNVFEATREDSGVLPTATKGGTAP; encoded by the coding sequence GTGACGGGCAAACATCTCGGAACGATCATCCTCGGCTTATGTCTGACACTCGGGTTGATTCTGTGTTGCGCACCCGAGGAAGGTTCTCATTTTTTGCGATTCTTGTGGCAATTGGGAGGCGAGTTGGGGCACACCCTGGTCAATCGGGTTAAAGCTTCGGAGTCCCAGGTGTCAAGCCCCGATTCACCCGGCGAGGGTATTTTCAGCGAGGGCAAAGGATTCGGCGGGGTGCCGATCGGGCCCCATCTCAAGCGGCCCGCATGGCCTCCTCGCTTTGAAGACGCGCCGGACTCCGACAGCACGCAGAGCGAGGAGAAGCCAGCGCAAGAGAATAATCTTCAATTCCCGGTGCTCCCGAAAACGCTTGTGCCATCCCAGCGCACTGATGTGGCGGGCTCTTCAGTTTCGCTACCCGAGCAGCTGGGAAATGATCCCCAGGTCTACCCGGCCACTTCTCGGCCCGTGGCCAGTTGGGAGGCTTCACAAATCCGGCCTGTCTTTGATCCGATGGAAGCTCAGGTTGTCCGGTTGCCGGGTGTTGCCGGTCTTGGCGGCTCACGGGTTTCCAACGCGACTGCCGCAGATAACGATTTCCGACAGCTGGCGCCGGGGAGCACGAACGTTACGGATGCCGGCGAGTGGTCGTTGCCGAGCGGGAGGCCAGTGATGCCTCAGGCCGCACCGCCGCAGTTTTCCGCAGACTCCGCGGCGCGACCTGCGAATTTTGTGGCACCCGCGGAGGTGACGGTATCGGATCAGGATAGCTTAGGAGATGACCGTTCCTCTCTTTCCGAATGGGCCAGGACAGCGGCTTCCCTCCAAACTGATCGCGTGGGCGATTTTCGGCAGGAAATCAACGAGCAAACTCGGGTGCTGGCACGCGTGGGATCTGAGGTGATTCTCGCTGGTGAAATCCTTGGTGCCGTCAACGAAATCTTGCTGCCCTATCAGGATAAAGTACCCGTCGTCGTGTACGAGCAATACAAGCAGCAACTGATGCGGCAACTTTTGAATAAACGGATCGAAATGAAACTTGTCTACGAAGACATCAAACGCAAAATCCCCCGGGAAAATCTTCAGCGAATCGAGCAGGAAATTGCCAAGTTTTTTGAGGAAAAGGAGATTCCGGCACGGCTTCGCAAAATGGGCCTTCAGTCTGCGAAGGAGTGGGATGAACGCCTCCGTCGTGTGGGGAGTTCCTTGGAGCATGAAAAACGGGCGTTCATTGAGGGAACCCTCGCTCGTGACTGGATCAAACAGCAAATGGCATCGGCCGGCTCGACGGCGAAGACCGTATCGCCGGAAGTTCTCTGGGAGTACTACCGAACCCATTTACATGAGTTTGAGCAACCCGCCGAGGTCCGTTGGCAACAGCTCATGGTGAAAAAACGGCCGGACCGCTCGGATGCAGAGGCCTATGCGAAGCTTGCTGAATTGGGCAACCGAGTTCTGCGGGGCGAGCCGTTCGAAGAGGTTGCCCGTTCTGGATCGGAAGGCCCCACCGCCTCCGAAGGGGGCATGAGAGAACCGGTGCAGCCTGGGAGTTTGCGGTCCCGCATCCTCGAGGAAGCCCTATTCTCTCTGCCCGTCGGCCAGCTCAGCCCCATCCTGGAAGACGACCAAGGATTCCACATCGTCCGTGTCCTGGAGCGCCGCGAGGCCAGCCGGATCCCGTTCACCGAGGCCCAGGTGAAAATTCGGGAACGTCTGGCAGAGGAAGAGAAACAAAAGCAGTTGAATGAGTATCTTGCGAAGCTCCGCGAGGAAATTCCTGTGTGGAATGTCTTCGAGGCCACGCGAGAAGATTCCGGTGTGCTTCCCACGGCCACAAAAGGCGGCACAGCGCCGTGA
- a CDS encoding citrate synthase, which translates to MGEVAKLILDGKEYELPIRVGTEGNRVIDISKLYQMTGYITLDDGFANTGGTTSSITYIDGEKGILRYRGYRIEELAERCDFLEVAYLLIYGELPTADQLEEFRDNIRRHTLLHEGMKQLFAGFPPDAHPMAILSSVVGALAIYCKDSLDPLDEAQRQLSIYRLMAKMPTIAAFGYKQSIGQPFVYPQNHLTYCQNFLYMLFAVPSERYRMDPDYVEALNLLLILHADHGQNCSTSAVRMVGSSNVNLFSAISAGICALWGQLHGGANEACINMLEQILADNRNIGKYIDKAKDPNDPFRLMGFGHRIYKNYDPRAKIIKSVADRLIAKKIGTDPLFELAKELEEIALKDPYFVERKLYPNVDFYSGIIYRAMGIPKNMFTVLFALGRLPGWIAHWREMHLTPNKRIHRPRQLYIGYPERPFVPLIKRSPKPTQEVSIKRPVGGPFPGGEFEL; encoded by the coding sequence ATGGGAGAGGTCGCAAAGCTGATTCTGGACGGCAAAGAGTACGAACTGCCTATCCGCGTGGGTACGGAGGGTAACCGAGTCATTGATATATCCAAGCTCTATCAGATGACTGGTTACATCACGCTGGATGACGGCTTTGCCAACACCGGCGGTACGACCAGCAGCATCACGTATATCGATGGTGAAAAGGGGATTCTTCGCTATCGCGGTTACCGGATCGAAGAGCTTGCCGAGCGTTGCGATTTTCTCGAAGTGGCGTACCTGCTCATTTACGGAGAATTGCCCACTGCCGACCAACTGGAGGAATTTCGCGACAACATCCGCCGGCACACGCTCCTCCACGAGGGAATGAAGCAGCTCTTCGCGGGTTTTCCGCCCGATGCACACCCCATGGCCATCCTCAGTTCAGTGGTGGGGGCTCTGGCCATCTATTGCAAGGATTCGCTGGATCCCCTCGATGAAGCCCAGCGCCAGCTCTCCATTTACCGTCTGATGGCGAAGATGCCGACCATCGCGGCGTTTGGCTACAAGCAGTCGATCGGCCAGCCGTTTGTTTACCCGCAGAATCACCTGACGTACTGTCAGAATTTCCTCTACATGCTGTTTGCAGTCCCCAGCGAACGCTACCGGATGGACCCGGATTATGTGGAGGCCCTCAATCTTCTGCTGATCCTGCATGCTGATCACGGTCAGAACTGCAGCACGTCCGCCGTGCGGATGGTGGGTTCCAGCAACGTGAATCTTTTCTCTGCCATCTCGGCGGGAATCTGCGCCCTCTGGGGACAACTTCACGGCGGGGCGAACGAAGCCTGCATCAACATGCTGGAGCAGATTCTCGCAGACAACCGCAACATAGGGAAATACATCGATAAGGCGAAGGATCCCAATGATCCGTTCCGGTTGATGGGTTTCGGACACCGAATTTACAAGAACTACGATCCTCGCGCGAAGATTATTAAGAGCGTGGCCGACCGTCTGATCGCCAAGAAGATCGGCACTGATCCACTGTTCGAGTTGGCCAAGGAACTCGAAGAAATCGCACTGAAAGATCCGTACTTCGTGGAGCGCAAGCTCTATCCCAATGTCGATTTTTATTCAGGCATTATTTATCGCGCCATGGGTATCCCCAAGAACATGTTTACGGTGCTGTTCGCACTGGGACGGCTTCCCGGCTGGATTGCCCACTGGCGTGAAATGCACCTCACACCCAACAAGCGTATTCACCGTCCGCGGCAACTTTACATTGGTTATCCCGAGCGCCCCTTTGTGCCCCTGATCAAACGTTCGCCCAAGCCCACGCAGGAAGTCTCCATCAAACGGCCGGTGGGAGGTCCGTTCCCCGGTGGCGAATTCGAGCTCTGA
- a CDS encoding SH3 domain-containing protein yields the protein MEGSPNRPFVNRQHRSAVVAAFLPQAADFPTKQPGFNWPAQRGWRKNLAGLVRLALLAGSVVLFASLLCRGEVPPDQVWREVNPAMPGISIPGRTGPSETYPFAATIGAGDVVEWIVDDPGGWSAVRLADGQTVWITTSQLKELTVPTSAPSGSSNQGGKPSRDPSSRRGNDATENTSTVEPASFLLPGMMGGAGQGDGWRPAGNASARSSVLSNPHAQPGGGSENRSLRSATAGGTSFDALGRVSVDARLDQIEAQFTRMLTQDPTTWDLKPLEDALANLAAQPLSPSQVTRLKALAERTAEARHIAQAAKATLSSGVVSAGFPGMRSPTIPPTPDTSATVFSGPPTLTEIPPPATRVVIPAAPPTLATSFQTVAGPAVPRLPFAPESPPAAPEVAQASFVTQPLSNATNAIQPLAQHQAQVAPEMGQADRPIPTREEIAQELNELRRQRFDAVGRLVRAQVRRPSDPPYQVINERGEIEAYVRPAPGTLLRTYIGHQVGIVGRKVRSADGRGPLLVAESVQLLDPPEKRRENSILAQRSAP from the coding sequence ATGGAAGGGTCCCCAAACCGACCTTTCGTCAACCGGCAACATCGAAGCGCGGTTGTAGCGGCCTTTCTCCCGCAGGCTGCCGATTTTCCCACGAAGCAACCCGGCTTTAACTGGCCAGCTCAGCGCGGATGGCGCAAAAACCTCGCCGGACTTGTGAGGCTGGCACTGCTGGCTGGCTCTGTCGTTCTTTTTGCCTCGCTGCTATGCCGCGGCGAGGTGCCTCCCGACCAGGTGTGGCGAGAGGTCAACCCTGCCATGCCGGGAATATCCATCCCAGGGCGAACTGGTCCCAGCGAAACTTACCCTTTCGCCGCGACGATTGGTGCCGGGGACGTCGTTGAGTGGATTGTGGACGATCCCGGCGGTTGGTCGGCCGTCCGATTGGCTGACGGCCAAACCGTATGGATAACGACGTCCCAGTTAAAAGAACTCACCGTGCCTACTTCCGCCCCGTCAGGATCGTCAAACCAGGGTGGAAAACCATCGCGGGACCCCTCCTCCCGTCGAGGAAACGACGCTACGGAAAACACCAGTACCGTCGAGCCAGCGTCGTTTCTCTTGCCCGGCATGATGGGCGGGGCAGGGCAGGGCGACGGGTGGCGACCAGCGGGAAACGCCTCAGCTCGCTCCAGTGTCCTCTCAAACCCTCACGCCCAACCCGGCGGAGGTTCCGAGAACCGCTCCCTGAGATCCGCAACCGCGGGCGGTACGAGCTTCGATGCACTGGGGCGGGTATCTGTGGACGCACGTCTGGATCAAATCGAGGCCCAATTCACAAGAATGCTGACACAGGACCCAACAACATGGGATCTGAAGCCCCTTGAAGACGCTCTGGCTAATCTGGCCGCGCAACCGCTGTCCCCCTCCCAGGTGACCCGTTTGAAGGCCCTCGCCGAGCGTACTGCCGAAGCCAGGCACATCGCCCAGGCCGCCAAAGCCACGTTATCTTCTGGCGTCGTTTCCGCGGGTTTCCCGGGTATGCGATCGCCCACGATACCACCAACTCCTGATACTTCGGCGACCGTGTTTTCAGGTCCACCGACTTTGACGGAGATACCCCCACCCGCCACCCGGGTCGTGATCCCTGCTGCTCCTCCAACTCTGGCCACGTCTTTCCAGACCGTGGCCGGCCCCGCGGTTCCCCGCCTGCCGTTCGCACCGGAGTCTCCCCCGGCCGCTCCCGAAGTGGCGCAGGCGTCGTTTGTCACGCAACCGCTGAGCAACGCGACCAATGCAATTCAGCCGCTCGCCCAGCACCAGGCGCAGGTCGCTCCCGAAATGGGGCAGGCAGACCGGCCTATCCCGACCAGAGAGGAGATTGCCCAGGAGTTGAACGAACTGCGCCGCCAGCGCTTCGACGCGGTGGGACGCCTCGTTCGAGCACAGGTGAGACGTCCGTCCGACCCACCTTATCAGGTCATCAACGAGCGGGGGGAGATCGAAGCCTATGTCCGTCCTGCTCCGGGGACGCTGCTCCGCACCTACATTGGCCACCAGGTCGGAATCGTCGGCCGAAAAGTCCGGTCCGCCGATGGGCGCGGCCCTCTCCTCGTGGCAGAGTCGGTGCAACTCCTGGATCCACCGGAGAAGAGACGGGAAAACTCAATTCTGGCCCAGCGGTCAGCCCCGTAG
- a CDS encoding neutral/alkaline non-lysosomal ceramidase N-terminal domain-containing protein: protein MAVVKTLAWESEAANVPESKVLKAGAAASNITPWLDEPIVGGWSSPPGKYIHDELFARALVLDDGTTKVAIVVVDNLGLAREVCDLAKRWIREQTDIPEDHILIAATHTHSSISARPASVLKPDPQMSDYATFVARRISDGVRCAVARLEPARIAWATLDVPEHLNNRRWFMKPGVRLVNPFGGEDKVRMNPPAGSPDLVEPAGPVDPQLAFISVQSRDGRPIALLANYSLHYVGGVGSNHISADYFGVFADRIQQLLGADRLDPPFVGMLSNGASGDVNNISFRQPRPPKKPYEQMRYVAYDLAQKVFDAHQSLQWHNWVPLGMRQRELVLKVRKPTPEQLKRAQEILAGAPPLPERPHEEIYAHRVIQQQEAPETISVPLQAVRIGDLGIAAIPFEVFAEIGLEIREKSPFRPTFTISHANGSYGYLPTPRQHELGGYETWLGTCKVEEQASVKITEAILEMFQELRP from the coding sequence ATGGCAGTGGTGAAGACCTTGGCCTGGGAGTCGGAAGCAGCCAATGTCCCAGAATCTAAGGTTCTCAAAGCGGGTGCAGCTGCAAGCAACATCACACCCTGGCTCGATGAGCCGATCGTGGGTGGATGGTCGTCACCCCCGGGAAAATACATCCACGATGAGCTATTTGCGCGTGCCCTTGTGCTGGATGATGGAACGACGAAGGTGGCGATCGTCGTGGTGGATAATCTCGGACTGGCCCGGGAGGTATGCGATCTGGCCAAAAGGTGGATTCGGGAACAGACGGATATTCCGGAAGATCATATTTTGATCGCAGCAACACACACGCACTCTTCGATCAGTGCAAGGCCGGCGAGCGTTCTCAAGCCAGATCCTCAAATGTCCGACTACGCGACATTTGTGGCGCGGAGAATATCAGATGGAGTTCGCTGCGCAGTGGCCCGTCTGGAACCGGCTCGCATCGCCTGGGCCACCTTGGACGTTCCCGAGCACCTCAACAATCGCCGATGGTTCATGAAACCTGGTGTTCGGTTAGTGAACCCGTTTGGTGGGGAGGACAAAGTCCGCATGAATCCGCCAGCGGGCAGTCCGGACCTGGTGGAGCCTGCTGGTCCGGTGGATCCCCAACTTGCCTTCATTTCTGTGCAGTCCCGTGACGGTCGGCCGATTGCTCTGTTGGCAAACTACTCGTTGCACTATGTGGGAGGAGTTGGCTCCAACCACATTTCTGCGGACTACTTTGGCGTTTTTGCTGATCGGATCCAGCAACTTCTTGGTGCGGACCGTCTCGATCCCCCCTTTGTTGGAATGCTTTCCAACGGAGCGAGTGGGGACGTCAACAACATCTCGTTCCGACAGCCGCGGCCTCCGAAAAAGCCGTACGAGCAGATGCGTTACGTCGCTTATGACCTGGCCCAGAAAGTCTTCGACGCTCATCAGTCGCTTCAATGGCATAATTGGGTGCCCCTGGGGATGCGACAGCGAGAACTCGTGTTGAAAGTGCGCAAACCAACACCTGAGCAACTGAAGCGGGCACAGGAAATTCTCGCCGGGGCGCCCCCACTTCCGGAGCGGCCGCATGAAGAAATTTACGCCCATCGCGTCATTCAGCAACAGGAGGCCCCTGAAACCATTTCCGTCCCCTTGCAGGCCGTTCGCATCGGAGATCTCGGCATCGCCGCAATTCCGTTCGAAGTCTTCGCCGAGATCGGACTGGAAATCCGGGAAAAAAGTCCATTTCGCCCGACGTTCACCATTTCCCACGCAAACGGCTCATACGGTTATCTGCCCACTCCTCGCCAGCACGAACTGGGCGGCTACGAAACCTGGCTGGGCACGTGCAAAGTCGAGGAACAGGCCTCGGTCAAGATAACCGAGGCGATCTTGGAGATGTTCCAGGAGCTTCGGCCTTAG
- a CDS encoding restriction endonuclease has product MKLPDDPRQLMEMEAATLRSLQLVEAERSQIKRQIDTLRSSLAGLKRERFWAELRLRYVRCAGAIRKWLTLPEWMRFLVWLSAGITLAVGLAITVGPKVAVGALLAGCVVALLSAFPSDTTLEALRQRLMDHLPRLLESHTQLLAELAQKKEELLQTERQVATIRGTLEEIRRSRLHRLAVLASADWRSFRGEMFERFLVQVLNELGYRVHHTGKSGDQGADIICERDGYRVAVQVKGYTHSVGNDAVQEAYSGKAFYQCHGCAVITNSVFTSGARELAQRVGCVLIDQTMIPDLIFGRINLIQLSCQTRVQSQGVA; this is encoded by the coding sequence ATGAAACTGCCGGACGATCCAAGACAACTGATGGAGATGGAGGCTGCCACGCTGCGAAGCCTGCAACTGGTGGAGGCAGAGCGTTCTCAAATCAAGCGGCAGATCGACACATTACGTTCATCGCTTGCAGGCTTGAAACGCGAGAGGTTTTGGGCGGAGCTCAGGCTGCGTTATGTGCGCTGCGCGGGCGCCATTCGGAAATGGTTGACGCTGCCCGAGTGGATGCGATTTCTCGTGTGGCTGAGTGCGGGAATCACGCTGGCCGTGGGGCTGGCAATCACAGTAGGCCCCAAAGTAGCCGTTGGCGCGCTCCTTGCAGGGTGCGTTGTCGCATTGTTATCTGCTTTCCCCAGTGACACCACCCTGGAGGCTCTCAGACAAAGATTAATGGATCATTTACCCCGGCTGCTGGAATCGCATACGCAGCTTCTGGCTGAGTTGGCCCAAAAAAAGGAGGAATTATTGCAAACCGAACGGCAGGTGGCGACGATTCGCGGCACTTTGGAGGAGATACGCCGATCCCGGCTCCACCGTCTCGCCGTTCTGGCCTCGGCCGATTGGCGGTCGTTCCGGGGTGAAATGTTCGAGCGATTTCTCGTGCAGGTTCTCAACGAACTGGGCTACCGGGTCCATCATACGGGGAAAAGCGGAGATCAGGGCGCGGATATCATCTGCGAGCGGGACGGCTACAGAGTGGCTGTGCAGGTGAAGGGATACACCCATAGTGTGGGCAATGACGCTGTGCAGGAGGCGTACTCCGGCAAGGCCTTTTACCAGTGCCACGGATGTGCGGTGATCACCAATAGTGTTTTCACATCCGGTGCCCGCGAGTTAGCGCAAAGAGTCGGTTGTGTACTTATCGACCAGACGATGATACCGGACTTAATCTTCGGGAGAATTAACCTGATCCAATTGTCATGCCAAACGCGAGTCCAGTCTCAGGGAGTCGCATGA